The genome window CGGCCTGGTGCCGCAGGAACTGACCACCGACGCCTTCGAGACCGTCTGGGCAACGGTGAATTTCAGTCGAGGCCTGTTCGGAAAGCCCAAGAACCACGCGATCGTGGAAAAGGTGCTGAAGGATCTGTCGCTGTGGGACAAGCGCGACAGCAAGCTGATCACGCTTTCCGGCGGCATGAAACGCCGGGTTCTGATCGCCAAGGCGCTGGCGCATGAGCCTCGCCTGCTCTTTCTCGACGAACCGACCGCCGGCGTCGACGTGGAACTGCGCCGCGACATGTGGCGCGTCGTGCGCCGCCTGCAGGAGACCGGCGTCACCATCATCCTGACGACCCACTACATCGAGGAGGCGGAGGATCTGGCCGACCGCGTCGGCGTCATCAACGGCGGCGAAATCATCCTGGTGGAGGACAAGATCGAGTTGATGCGCAAGCTTGGGCGCAAGCAGCTCATCCTGCATCTTTCCGAACCGCTGGAGGCCGTGCCCGAGACGCTTGCGGAACGCGGCCTGGAACTCGGTCAGAACGGCGAGACGCTGGTCTACACCTACGACACCCAGGCCGAACGCACCGGCATCACCACGCTCCTCAAGGATCTGCATGCCGCCGGCATCCGATTCCGCGACCTGCAAACGCGGCAAAGCTCGCTAGAGGACATCTTCGTCAATCTCGTGAAGGCCCCGTCATGAATTTCCACGCCATCAAGGCCATCTACCGCTTCGAGATGGCACGCACCGGCCGCACGCTGTTCCAGAGCATCGTTTCGCCGGTCCTGTCCACATCGCTTTACTTCGTGGTCTTCGGCGCGGCCATCGGCTCGCGCATCGAAGAGGTCGACGGCGTCAGCTACGGCGCCTTCATCGTGCCCGGGCTGATCATGCTGTCGCTCTTGACCCAAAGCGTGAGCAACGCCTCCTTCGGGATCTATTTCCCGCGCTTTACCGGAACCATCTACGAGGTGCTCTCCGCCCCCGTCTCCTATCTGGAAATCGTCATCGCCTATGTCGGCGCGGCGGCGACGAAATCCATGCTGGTCGGCCTGATAATCCTGGCAACGGCCCATCTGTTCGTGCCGCTCGACATCCAGCACCCGGTCTGGATGCTGCTGTTCCTGATGCTGACCGCGATCACCTTCGCGCTGCTGGGTTTCATTCTCGGGATCTGGGCCGACAATTTCGAGAAGCTTCAGTTCGTGCCGCTCCTGGTGGTGACGCCGCTCGCCTTCCTTGGCGGAAGCTTCTACTCGATCAACATGCTGCCACCTCTCTGGCAGACGGTCACGCTGTTCAATCCGGTGGTCTATCTGATCAGCGGGTTTCGCTGGAGCTTCTACGGTCAGGCCGACGTGAGCATCGGGCTGAGCGTGTTCATGACATTCCTCTTCCTGGTGATCTGTCTTGCCCTGATCAGCTGGATCTTCAAGACCGGCTGGCGCCTCAGGGCGTAAATGCCGCGAGAACAGGAGCGCCTCGTGACAGGCAACGGGCATGGAGCGTCAGCCAGCCGCAGCTATGCGGCGTCGGTGACGCTTGTACGCCGGTCACGACGCTACGCCGAGGCATCTCCGCCATCGTGTTTTACGGACGACATCGAGGACTGG of Stappia sp. ES.058 contains these proteins:
- a CDS encoding ABC transporter ATP-binding protein; translation: MSPILKISNLSKTYDTGFQALKGIDLEINRGELFALLGPNGAGKTTLISIVCGIVNGTGGTVTVDGHDIVRDFRAARAEIGLVPQELTTDAFETVWATVNFSRGLFGKPKNHAIVEKVLKDLSLWDKRDSKLITLSGGMKRRVLIAKALAHEPRLLFLDEPTAGVDVELRRDMWRVVRRLQETGVTIILTTHYIEEAEDLADRVGVINGGEIILVEDKIELMRKLGRKQLILHLSEPLEAVPETLAERGLELGQNGETLVYTYDTQAERTGITTLLKDLHAAGIRFRDLQTRQSSLEDIFVNLVKAPS
- a CDS encoding ABC transporter permease codes for the protein MNFHAIKAIYRFEMARTGRTLFQSIVSPVLSTSLYFVVFGAAIGSRIEEVDGVSYGAFIVPGLIMLSLLTQSVSNASFGIYFPRFTGTIYEVLSAPVSYLEIVIAYVGAAATKSMLVGLIILATAHLFVPLDIQHPVWMLLFLMLTAITFALLGFILGIWADNFEKLQFVPLLVVTPLAFLGGSFYSINMLPPLWQTVTLFNPVVYLISGFRWSFYGQADVSIGLSVFMTFLFLVICLALISWIFKTGWRLRA